A single genomic interval of Natator depressus isolate rNatDep1 chromosome 16, rNatDep2.hap1, whole genome shotgun sequence harbors:
- the LOC141999917 gene encoding P2Y purinoceptor 2-like, with protein METSSQVFSASSFHPVTNVSTECKPQVLPHVIPILMSILFLACLVLNSTSLWIFWFHIKQWNSGMILQFNLVLTDALLIPIVPLMVAYFSLGNSWQFGQFLCQLKVFILSTHLYGSIYFLTLISIHRYLAVVHYSTRTLWKKKSFMKKLSLFVWFLLSIQGLPFFIILKTSLLSGSVKCLSIHQSEFSSLYLYYNIFLVTVNFLLPFGISLTCYALLGATIAKMNSTSLRGRVMKTKSLQMIMVSLAIFVICFVPLHVSRTVAVIVKYYSMSCERLHQVEMAYYASWLFTMVNCCLNPLIYSFASEKFNESFSKSLRKFRFLK; from the coding sequence ATGGAGACTTCTTCCCAAGTCTTTAGCGCCAGCAGCTTTCATCCTGTCACGAACGTCAGCACAGAGTGCAAGCCACAGGTGCTGCCCCATGTCATCCCCATCCTGATGAGCATCCTCTTCTTGGCCTGCCTTGTTCTGAACAGCACCAGTCTGTGGATATTCTGGTTCCATATCAAGCAGTGGAATTCTGGCATGATCCTCCAGTTCAACCTAGTCTTAACGGATGCCCTCCTTATTCCCATTGTGCCACTGATGGTGGCCTACTTCAGCCTGGGCAACAGCTGGCAATTTGGTCAGTTCCTCTGCCAGCTAAAAGTCTTCATCCTCAGCACCCACTTGTATGGCAGCATCTACTTCCTGACGCTCATCAGCATTCACAGGTACCTTGCTGTCGTTCACTATAGCACCAGGACCCTTTGGAAGAAGAAGTCCTTCATGAAGAAACTCAGCTTGTTTGTATGGTTTCTCCTAAGCATCCAAGGGCTGCCCTTCTTCATCATCCTCAAGACTTCATTACTCAGTGGCTCTGTGAAATGCCTGAGTATCCATCAGTCGGAGTTCTCCTCTCTGTACTTATACTACAATATCTTCCTGGTGACGGTCAACTTCCTCCTCCCCTTTGGCATCTCCTTGACCTGCTATGCCTTGCTGGGCGCTACCATTGCTAAAATGAACAGTACGAGCCTCCGGGGCAGGGTGATGAAAACAAAGTCCTTACAGATGATAATGGTGTCCCTGGCTATCTTTGTCATCTGCTTTGTGCCACTGCATGTGAGCAGGACTGTGGCAGTGATTGTAAAGTATTACAGTATGTCCTGCGAGCGCCTGCACCAGGTGGAAATGGCGTATTATGCCTCTTGGCTTTTCACCATGGTGAACTGCTGTCTCAATCCCTTGATCTACAGCTTTGCTAGTGAGAAGTTTAATGAGTCCTTCTCAAAATCCCTGAGAAAATTCCGGTTCTTAAAGTGA